A genomic region of Chloracidobacterium sp. contains the following coding sequences:
- a CDS encoding MBL fold metallo-hydrolase: MTRRYWSIRRGDFRQQALRVGINHLDAVLITHCHVDHVFGLDDIRPLNFRHGPMPVFANEPAWIDLRRIFQYIFDPTHFGGGLPKLIPHTVHHNAPFMISEDLTVTPLEVIHGKLPVIAYRFNDFAYATDLKIIPTSSMDGLRDLEVLVLDCVRIKPHSTHLCLEEALAIIEDLRPHRAFLTHLNHDILHERDSSLLPDNVTLAHDELVIESWNKRTLGYDPLEHSK; this comes from the coding sequence GTGACAAGAAGGTACTGGTCGATACGTCGAGGCGATTTTCGTCAGCAGGCGTTGCGTGTCGGCATCAACCACCTCGATGCCGTGCTGATCACGCATTGCCATGTCGATCACGTCTTCGGGCTCGACGACATCAGGCCGCTAAACTTCAGGCACGGGCCGATGCCGGTTTTTGCGAACGAACCGGCGTGGATCGACCTGCGGCGGATATTCCAATACATCTTCGATCCGACCCATTTTGGCGGCGGCTTGCCAAAGCTAATTCCACACACGGTCCACCACAACGCGCCGTTTATGATCAGCGAGGACCTCACCGTAACGCCGCTTGAGGTCATTCACGGCAAACTGCCGGTGATCGCTTATCGGTTTAACGACTTTGCCTATGCAACCGACTTGAAGATCATACCGACCAGCTCAATGGACGGCCTTCGTGACCTCGAAGTGCTTGTCTTGGACTGCGTCCGGATAAAGCCGCACAGTACGCACCTATGTCTCGAAGAAGCCTTGGCAATAATCGAAGACCTCCGGCCTCATCGTGCCTTTCTCACACATCTGAACCACGATATCCTCCACGAGCGCGATTCGAGTCTGCTTCCCGACAACGTCACGCTGGCGCATGACGAACTCGTGATCGAATCCTGGAACAAAAGAACATTGGGATATGATCCTCTTGAGCACTCAAAATAA
- a CDS encoding AbrB/MazE/SpoVT family DNA-binding domain-containing protein produces MKCQIIQIGNSQGIRIPKILLEESGISGEVDLELHSEGILIRNIQRPRAGWDDAFKAMAENDDTEMLDGVGRSAFDKKEWQW; encoded by the coding sequence ATGAAATGCCAGATCATTCAGATCGGTAACTCGCAGGGCATTCGCATTCCAAAGATATTGCTCGAAGAAAGCGGCATTTCGGGTGAGGTTGACCTGGAACTACATTCCGAGGGCATCCTGATCCGCAATATCCAGCGGCCCCGCGCCGGCTGGGACGACGCGTTTAAAGCCATGGCCGAGAACGACGATACTGAGATGCTCGACGGCGTAGGCCGGTCGGCATTTGATAAGAAGGAATGGCAATGGTAA
- a CDS encoding DUF1844 domain-containing protein → MTMIGKEENQEEVSFKVADRRKFNPDGSLKEGVTFDEPERATTELEQPEPVQQVQQDVETEHAAEAPPDEHADGDIPGAADPASFVNFLSTLATNAAAALGAVPHPATGKRSLDLETGKYWLDVLGMIKEKTTNNLHPKEQHLLDGLLGDLRMQYVHIVKATEEKLKTQAAAKFSGDELLGKKQ, encoded by the coding sequence ATGACGATGATAGGTAAAGAGGAGAATCAGGAAGAGGTCAGTTTTAAGGTCGCTGACCGTCGCAAGTTCAACCCGGACGGCTCGTTGAAGGAGGGTGTCACGTTTGATGAGCCTGAGAGGGCAACGACAGAGCTTGAGCAACCTGAGCCTGTTCAGCAGGTTCAACAAGATGTCGAAACAGAACATGCGGCTGAAGCCCCGCCCGATGAACATGCTGATGGCGACATTCCCGGGGCCGCCGACCCGGCGAGCTTTGTGAATTTTCTATCCACGCTCGCAACCAACGCCGCAGCGGCTCTCGGGGCCGTCCCGCATCCGGCGACAGGCAAGCGTTCGCTGGATCTGGAAACCGGAAAGTACTGGCTCGACGTGCTGGGAATGATCAAGGAAAAGACCACGAATAATCTGCATCCAAAAGAGCAACATCTACTCGACGGCCTACTCGGCGACCTGCGTATGCAATATGTGCATATCGTCAAAGCAACCGAAGAAAAGCTGAAAACCCAGGCCGCGGCAAAATTCTCTGGCGACGAGCTGTTAGGGAAGAAACAGTGA
- the mazG gene encoding nucleoside triphosphate pyrophosphohydrolase yields the protein MSEPFDELVAVMAKLRAPGGCPWDHEQTYASLAQYLLEEAYETFDAIQEADATGDTTNLKEELGDLLLQVIFHSTIGAERGDFNIDQVCAGVTQKLILRHPHVFGDKQLARAQDVLDNWDQLKADERVASGKAEKPKESILDAVPVHFPGLLEGLKLTKKAAKVGFDWPDNEPIFAKLDEETGELRKAIDSGDKEAAAEEIGDLLFVIVNLARHLDIEPETALKRTNRKFRSRFKFVEQEIKRQNRTLEDASLEEMDQLWNQAKTAADAKHAG from the coding sequence ATGTCAGAACCATTCGATGAACTCGTCGCCGTAATGGCCAAGCTCCGTGCCCCCGGCGGCTGTCCGTGGGACCATGAGCAGACTTACGCATCGCTGGCCCAGTATCTTCTCGAAGAAGCTTACGAGACTTTTGATGCCATTCAGGAAGCAGATGCGACCGGCGACACTACGAACCTCAAAGAGGAGCTCGGCGACCTGCTGCTTCAAGTCATTTTTCACTCGACGATCGGGGCCGAACGCGGCGACTTCAATATTGACCAGGTCTGCGCGGGCGTTACGCAAAAGCTCATACTGCGACATCCGCACGTTTTTGGCGACAAGCAACTCGCACGGGCCCAGGACGTACTCGACAATTGGGACCAACTCAAGGCCGATGAGCGTGTGGCGTCAGGGAAGGCCGAGAAGCCAAAGGAATCGATCCTCGACGCCGTGCCCGTCCATTTTCCCGGCCTGCTCGAAGGGCTGAAACTCACCAAGAAGGCCGCGAAGGTCGGTTTTGACTGGCCCGACAATGAGCCGATCTTTGCAAAACTCGATGAAGAGACCGGCGAGCTTCGAAAGGCCATCGACAGCGGCGACAAAGAGGCTGCTGCCGAAGAGATCGGCGACCTGCTATTCGTGATCGTCAATCTAGCCCGCCATCTCGACATCGAACCGGAGACGGCATTAAAACGGACGAATCGTAAATTTCGCTCCCGATTCAAATTTGTCGAGCAAGAGATCAAGCGTCAGAACCGGACCTTGGAAGACGCAAGTCTCGAAGAGATGGACCAACTCTGGAACCAGGCCAAAACCGCTGCCGATGCAAAGCACGCAGGTTGA
- the galU gene encoding UTP--glucose-1-phosphate uridylyltransferase GalU, translating into MTNKIRKAVFPAAGLGTRFLPATKASPKEMLPLVDKPLIQYSVEEAVASGIESILIVTGRDKTAIEDHFDISFEMEQMLKERGKDDLLREVHAVSEIARISYTRQKQALGLGHAIYQAKDFAGSEPFAALLADDIVDAEVPALKQMIDVYEKYDAPVIATMQVEGEAISRFGVIDAEEVEPNVYKIRDMVEKPPFAEAPSDLAIIGRYIFTPDIFAAIEQTKPGSGGEIQITDAMRILLKERPFYALKLDGIRHDAGDKLGFLIATVEFALKRDDLGSEFREYLKRLDLD; encoded by the coding sequence ATGACAAACAAAATTCGCAAGGCTGTTTTCCCTGCTGCTGGGCTTGGGACGCGCTTTCTGCCGGCAACAAAAGCAAGCCCGAAGGAAATGCTCCCGCTGGTCGATAAGCCATTGATCCAGTATTCGGTCGAGGAGGCTGTGGCCAGCGGTATCGAGTCGATCCTTATCGTCACGGGTCGCGACAAGACGGCTATCGAGGACCACTTTGATATCTCGTTCGAGATGGAACAGATGCTCAAGGAACGCGGCAAGGATGATCTGCTCCGCGAGGTCCACGCCGTTTCCGAGATCGCCCGCATCAGCTATACGCGGCAGAAGCAGGCCTTGGGGCTCGGCCATGCGATCTACCAGGCAAAGGACTTTGCCGGCTCGGAGCCATTTGCCGCACTGCTCGCCGATGATATCGTCGACGCCGAGGTTCCTGCGCTCAAGCAGATGATCGACGTCTATGAAAAATACGACGCGCCTGTTATCGCGACGATGCAGGTCGAGGGCGAGGCGATCTCGCGATTTGGCGTTATCGATGCCGAGGAAGTCGAACCGAATGTCTATAAGATCCGCGACATGGTAGAGAAACCGCCATTTGCTGAGGCCCCGTCCGATCTCGCTATCATCGGCCGATATATCTTTACACCTGATATCTTTGCTGCGATCGAGCAGACCAAACCAGGCTCAGGCGGTGAGATACAGATCACTGACGCAATGCGAATATTGCTCAAGGAGCGGCCTTTCTACGCCCTAAAGCTGGACGGTATAAGGCACGACGCCGGCGACAAACTCGGCTTCCTGATCGCGACCGTCGAGTTTGCCCTCAAGCGTGACGATCTCGGCAGCGAATTTCGAGAGTATCTGAAGAGGCTCGACCTAGACTGA
- a CDS encoding MFS transporter, translated as MPQPETSQFVRVVLHVMFFLSGIATVLIGPVLPVLARHFRLSDLDVSYFFPAQFAGSISGTLLSSWTARRESYLAAAVTGTALMAVGVALLNVDSYQVCLVGFFINGLGIGMTAPSINMLVLEMSQGRAASALSILNFCWGVGAIVSKPFVDILGTHDSLGSTTWALAVPLAVSATRVRSGAVPLSQ; from the coding sequence ATGCCGCAACCGGAAACGTCGCAGTTTGTGCGGGTCGTGCTCCATGTGATGTTCTTTCTCTCAGGCATCGCGACGGTGCTGATCGGTCCCGTCCTGCCGGTTCTTGCCCGACATTTCAGATTGAGCGACCTTGATGTGAGCTACTTCTTCCCCGCGCAGTTTGCAGGTTCGATATCAGGAACGCTCCTTAGCAGTTGGACGGCACGGCGGGAGAGTTACTTGGCAGCGGCCGTCACCGGGACAGCCCTAATGGCGGTCGGTGTGGCGCTCCTGAATGTAGACAGCTATCAGGTTTGTCTTGTCGGCTTTTTTATCAACGGCCTCGGGATCGGTATGACAGCGCCGTCGATAAATATGCTGGTCCTTGAGATGAGCCAGGGACGCGCGGCATCGGCATTGAGTATCCTGAACTTTTGCTGGGGCGTCGGTGCGATCGTCTCGAAGCCGTTCGTGGACATTCTAGGGACGCACGACTCGCTTGGCTCGACGACATGGGCGCTCGCCGTTCCATTGGCAGTATCGGCGACGCGCGTTCGCTCCGGTGCTGTTCCGCTTTCTCAATGA
- a CDS encoding type II toxin-antitoxin system PemK/MazF family toxin, with the protein MAMVKRFDVYLVNLDDEPSKDAKNTRPAVIISPDEMNRHLGSVVIAPISAATEKYPTRIPVELLSSERSIVLDQIRTIDKQRLVKHIGEIEKAPRQAVLERLQEMFAE; encoded by the coding sequence ATGGCAATGGTAAAGCGGTTTGATGTTTATCTCGTCAATCTTGACGACGAACCGTCAAAGGACGCGAAGAACACGCGGCCGGCAGTTATCATCTCGCCTGACGAGATGAACCGTCACCTTGGCTCTGTGGTGATCGCCCCGATCTCAGCTGCGACGGAAAAGTATCCTACACGGATACCGGTTGAATTGCTCAGCAGTGAACGCTCGATCGTCCTCGATCAGATCCGCACGATCGACAAGCAGCGTCTCGTCAAACACATTGGTGAGATCGAGAAAGCGCCTCGTCAAGCTGTTTTGGAGCGATTACAAGAGATGTTCGCGGAGTGA
- the ribB gene encoding 3,4-dihydroxy-2-butanone-4-phosphate synthase produces MPFSPIDDAVMDVREGRMIIIVDDQDRENEGDLMCAAEKVTPEIINFMAVHGRGLICLPMTEERCDELRLFPQVSENTSSMGTAFTTSIEAREGVTTGISAADRAKTILTAVDPNSRAADLARPGHIFPLRAKRGGVLVRVGQTEASVDIARSAGLQPAAVICEIMNDDGTMARLPELEVFAEKHALKIISVADLVRYRVERETLVRRVIESDLKTHYGKFRTVIYENVINGETHIALVMGAVSGTTGPTLVRVQTENVTFAMFGAEAGEAAGAIQNSLKTIADAGRGVLLYLRQRDNDLDLVNQLRTYALMQERGIGLDEAKHETGYGKVHDHGIGAQILKDLGIKQMRLLSNHPPRVAALEAFGLEIVETISL; encoded by the coding sequence ATGCCGTTTTCACCGATCGACGACGCGGTAATGGATGTTCGCGAAGGGCGAATGATCATAATCGTCGATGACCAGGACCGCGAGAACGAGGGCGATCTCATGTGTGCGGCGGAGAAGGTTACGCCCGAGATCATCAATTTCATGGCCGTGCACGGCCGCGGTCTCATTTGCCTGCCGATGACCGAGGAGCGATGCGACGAACTGCGCCTTTTTCCGCAAGTAAGCGAAAACACGTCGAGTATGGGAACGGCCTTTACGACATCGATCGAGGCACGTGAGGGCGTCACAACCGGCATCTCGGCAGCGGACCGTGCAAAGACGATACTGACGGCGGTCGATCCAAATTCACGCGCGGCCGATCTTGCGCGGCCCGGGCACATTTTTCCGTTGAGGGCAAAGCGTGGCGGCGTGCTTGTTCGCGTCGGTCAGACAGAGGCAAGCGTAGATATCGCCCGGTCCGCGGGATTGCAGCCGGCGGCGGTGATCTGCGAGATAATGAACGACGACGGCACGATGGCGCGTTTGCCGGAGCTTGAGGTTTTTGCCGAAAAACACGCGCTCAAGATCATATCGGTGGCTGATCTTGTTCGATATCGCGTCGAACGGGAAACGCTCGTCCGGCGAGTCATCGAGAGCGACCTAAAGACGCATTATGGCAAGTTTCGGACAGTTATTTACGAGAACGTCATAAACGGCGAGACGCATATTGCGTTGGTGATGGGTGCTGTTTCGGGGACAACGGGGCCGACGCTGGTGCGCGTCCAAACCGAGAATGTGACCTTTGCGATGTTCGGCGCGGAGGCGGGCGAGGCGGCAGGGGCCATTCAAAACTCTCTCAAAACTATAGCTGATGCGGGCCGCGGCGTGCTGCTTTATCTGAGGCAGCGTGACAACGACCTCGACCTCGTGAATCAGCTCAGGACGTATGCCCTGATGCAGGAACGCGGCATTGGCCTCGACGAGGCCAAGCATGAAACCGGTTATGGCAAGGTCCACGATCACGGCATTGGAGCACAGATACTAAAGGACCTAGGCATAAAGCAAATGCGCCTTCTGTCAAATCATCCGCCGCGCGTGGCGGCGCTTGAGGCGTTTGGCCTCGAGATCGTTGAGACGATCAGCTTGTAG